The Juglans microcarpa x Juglans regia isolate MS1-56 chromosome 2S, Jm3101_v1.0, whole genome shotgun sequence genome has a window encoding:
- the LOC121252941 gene encoding annexin D2-like, with translation MATLRVPEAITSPAEDAEQLRKAFQGWGTNEALIISILAHRNAAQRKLIRQSYAETYGEDLLKSLDKELSSDFERLVLLWTLDPAERDAFLANEATKMLTSNNLVLVEVACTRSPLDLFMVRQAYHARFKKSLEEDVAYHTSGDFRKLLVPLVCSFRYDGDEVNMKLAKSEAKILHEKISEKSYNHDELIRILTTRSKAQLNATLNHYNNEFGNAIDKDLEADPDDEYKKLLRATIECLTYPAKYFEEVLRLAINRLGTDEGALTRVVATRAEVDMERIKEEYYRRNSIPLDRAITKETSGDYEKMLVTLIGHGDA, from the exons atggCGACCCTTAGAGTACCAGAAGCGATTACGTCACCAGCTGAGGACGCCGAACAACTCCGAAAGGCTTTCCAAG GATGGGGAACCAATGAGGCCTTGATCATATCTATATTGGCTCACAGGAATGCAGCTCAGAGGAAGTTAATCAGGCAGTCCTATGCTGAAACTTATGGGGAAGATCTTCTTAAATCACTAGACAAAGAACTTTCAAGTGACTTTGAG CGGCTTGTACTGCTATGGACTCTGGATCCAGCTGAGCGTGATGCATTTTTGGCTAATGAAGCAACAAAGATGTTGACATCAAACAATTTGGTTCTTGTGGAAGTAGCGTGTACTAGGTCTCCTCTTGACCTCTTTATGGTAAGGCAGGCATATCATGCTCGTTTTAAAAAATCTCTTGAAGAGGATGTTGCATATCATACATCTGGAGATTTTCGGAAG CTTTTGGTTCCCCTTGTGTGCTCATTCCGATATGATGGAGATGAAGTGAATATGAAATTAGCAAAATCCGAGGCCAAGATACTTCATGAGAAGATATCCGAGAAATCTTATAATCATGATGAGCTCATTAGAATTCTGACTACAAGAAGTAAAGCACAGTTGAATGCGACACTTAATCACTATAACAATGAGTTTGGAAATGCCATTGACAAG GATTTGGAGGCTGATCCTGATGATGAGTACAAGAAATTACTGAGAGCAACAATTGAGTGCTTGACCTACCCTGCAAAATATTTCGAGGAGGTTCTGCGGCTGGCAATAAACAGGTTGGGGACAGATGAAGGGGCTCTTACAAGAGTGGTGGCCACTCGAGCAGAGGTTGACATGGAACGGATCAAAGAAGAATACTATCGGAGGAACAGTATTCCTCTGGATCGTGCAATTACCAAAGAAACTTCTGGAGACTATGAGAAAATGCTTGTGACATTGATAGGACATGGGGATGCATGA
- the LOC121252940 gene encoding uncharacterized protein LOC121252940, producing MERSTPVRKPHTSTADLLTWSEVPPSHSPATVSGARSHQPSDRISKVLHGCQLTDEEAQSLMKKRPCSGYKLKEITGSGIFAGKNEDGASEYDAANHNKTGLRTYQQAMNGISQISFSADGSVSPKKPTSLPEVAKQRELSGTLQSESDKMCKKQTSNAKSKELSGHDIFGPPPEIVPRSVAAARTLESKETRNVVEPAPRNVRTSVKVSNPAGGQSNIMFSEEPDIKTAKKLHNQKFAELTGNDIFKGDVPPGSTEKPLSTAKLREMSGNDIFADGKAKSRDYLGGVRQPPGGESSIALV from the exons ATGGAGAGAAGCACACCGGTGAGGAAGCCTCACACGTCCACTGCCGATCTGCTCACCTGGTCCGAGGTCCCTCCTTCCCATTCTCCGGCCACCGTCTCCGGCGCTCGCTCTCACCAG ccGTCCGATCGAATCAGCAAAGTCCTCCACGGATGTCAGCTGACAGACGAAGAAGCTCAGAGCCTCATGAAAAAG AGGCCATGTTCCGGGTATAAATTGAAAGAAATCACTGGTAGTGGTATATTTGCTGGAAAAAATGAAGATGGTGCATCTGAATATGATGCCGCTAATCATAACAAAACAGGGCTACGTACTTACCAG CAAGCAATGAATGGAATTAGTCAAATCTCATTCAGTGCTGACGGGAGTGTTTCTCCCAAGAAGCCTACTTCTCTCCCTGAGGTAGCAAAGCAGCGTGAATTAAGTGGAACATTGCAAAGTGAGTCGGACAAAATGTGTAAGAAGCAGACATCAAATGCCAAGTCCAAGGAGCTTAGTGGACACGACATCTTTGGCCCCCCTCCTGAAATTGTGCCTCGGTCAGTAGCTGCTGCACGCACATTGGAATCGAAAGAAACCAGAAACGTGGTGGAACCTGCACCTCGAAATGTCCGAACGTCTGTCAAAGTTTCCAAT CCTGCTGGTGGTCAGAGTAATATCATGTTTAGTGAAGAACCAGATATCAAGACagcaaaaaaattacataaccAGAAGTTTGCAGAGCTGACTGGCAATGATATTTTTAAGGGAGATGTTCCTCCAGGATCCACTGAAAAGCCACTGAGCACGGCTAAGCTGAGAGAAATGAGTGGAAATGACATCTTTGCTGATGGCAAGGCAAAGTCAAGAGACTATCTTGGTGGTGTCCGCCAGCCCCCTGGTGGTGAGAGCAGCATTGCCTTGGTTTAA